The Thermoplasmatales archaeon genomic interval TTTTATTCTTGATTCTATTTGTAGATTATCAAAGCCGAGTATATTATGCCCCGCTATTATATCTGATTTGCTCGCAATATCACAAAATTTAAGCAAATTCTTTATTTCTTCATTTTCATCATTCGCTATCATCTGCTCGATTTTGCCTTCATTCTCGGGCATATCAACTATCTGAAAGAAGAAATCTTCATCTTTGAGATTGCTGTTTGAGACAAAAGAAATGCTGAGGTTTGAATAGCCTATAATATCAATAGGCGCCTCTCTCTGGCCATATTTTGTTATTTCTATATCATAAACAGTTACATTTATTTTCCTTTCTTTACCCTTTGTATCAAAAATCCAGAAACCTTGAGATGCTAGATCAGTTAAAACTCTTTCATGGTAGGGTATATCATGCTCTGCGGTATAAAAGCCAAGGTTAAACAATTTATCACTAACCTCGGGCACATGGGAAGGATGACTTACATATATTTTCGATACTTTCCTTTTCTTTTCAAAATCCCAAAAAGAATTGTATTCTTCTGTCTCTCCAATTCCTTTTATTTTTTCATCTCCTTTGATTAGTTCATATAGCCTCTTCTTTTCTTCCTCTATATCTAATTCATCTGGAAAAATTAAAAGAAAATATGGATTATGCATATCACTAACTCTCTGAATTTTCCCCTGCCAATATATGTAAGAAGGAGATGCATTTATAAGCATAATTACAATAAAATGAAGCCCTTATAACTTTTTGGATTTCGGGGTTGTAGAATAGATTAGGGTAATCCTTGCTATTTTTGCCTTTAATCATTTTTACTTATTTCTTAAAGCTATTTTTTAAATTACTTTATTGCACAAAGTAATCATGTTCATGAGAGTAATAGCAACTCCTGTAAGAGTAATTGCTCTTAAGCTTTCCAAATATTGTTTTTAATCTCGAAAAAACATATTCTTTGTTAAATCTTTCTTTATAATTTCTGCCCATTTTTCATATCCTATTATACAATTTAACTTCCTCTGCAAATTCTTTAACTCTTACATTTAGCTAAAGCATTTTTCTTAGGAGGGGAATGAAATATTATTCCCTTCTTTTCAGCAATATTATAATTCTTTCTTGAAAAATATGCTTTATCTCCATAAATTGTAGAGCCAGCGGGTATATGCTCTATAAAATCTTCAAAAAGAGAGGAATCATTTACATCTCCTTCAGTTATGGCAA includes:
- a CDS encoding transposase, whose translation is AITEGDVNDSSLFEDFIEHIPAGSTIYGDKAYFSRKNYNIAEKKGIIFHSPPKKNALAKCKS